The nucleotide window CCACCGAGGCCAAGGACAAGCGCCAGCCGGAGACCTCGACCGCGGCGTGATCGCGGCGACAGGCTGACACATCAAATGCGCGGCCTGCGGGCCGCGCATTTTTGTTGGGCATGTGTCGCCCGTTCAAGTCGTGAATAACGCCAGACGTGTCCTCGCACGATCTCCTGATCACGCGGGGCGGCGGTGACAAGATCGCCCCACCTTCGAAGGCGTCGCCGCTGTTGTTCGAAGAGCACCTGACGCCGATCTGCGGCCTGGATCTTGGTCAGGAGAGGTCCATCGGAAACCGGAGAATCGTCTCGCATTTCCGCTGGTCACGTCAGCGACGCGGCTGGGCCATTGGGAAGCCTGGCTGGCGAGAAATACTTGGCTCAACCAACCTTGCGCGCCGATCCGCACTATCTCGGCAGGTTCCTGGAGTGGCTGAAACACGAGATCAAGTCGTGACGCTCAAAGAGCCTCACGACTCGCGCCGATCAGCGCTTGTCGGCGGACGCCAAGTCCGCGCCGCGCTCGCCGGCGGCACGCAATGCGCTCAGATCTCGGCGACAAGACCGCCGCGGCCGAGAACTGCGTCGAGCACGAAGCTGCGGCAGCCGCGCAAAGACCGCAGCGCCCGATTGAAGTCGATGCCGGTCGACACCAGCGAGCGGATCGAGGTCGGGTGACGGGCGATGCCGCGCAGCACCTTGCGCAGATCGACGTCGCCATTCGGCTTGATCGCGGTCGAGACGATCTGCGGCAGGCTGCGGCTCGCCGGATCGCTGATCACCCGCAGCGCCGCGAACGGCAGGTTGGCGGCAGCGGCGTAATCGGCGGCGATGTGGCTTTCCATATCGACAGCGGCCGCGCCGGTTTCCGACCGCAGCGCCGCCTTGGCGGTACGCGCCGCGATCACCTGCTCGGCCCCAACCAGACCACCACGGACGACGCGCTGCCGGCGGACGCCGGCGCTTCGCAATAATTCGTCGGTCAATGCAACTTCCGACGTCCAGCGGCGTTCACCCGCCATCACCTCGGTGGCGATAACGATGTCGCCGGCCTTGAGTGACGGATCGAGACCGCCTGCGACGCCGAAGCTGATCACGCCGCGAATCGACGATGCGTCGAAATCGGCCATGATCGCGCGTAATTGCTTCGGATCGCTGCTGCTGCAGATAACGGTGAGGCCCGGCCCCGCCGCGATACGTGCTTCCTGAATCAGGCCCGTCACAATCAAGACCGGCCGCGGATCTTGGCGATGCGCCGCGGCTTGGTCGTCCACTGCCCCCAAAATCACATTCCGACCCCTACCACCTTGCTGTTCGTGGCCTGCAAATTCCGATACCGCGCGAGCGCCCAGAGCGGAAAGAACTTCGGATAGCCATGATACCGCAGATAAAACACCCTCGGAAAGCCCGTCGCCGTGTAACGTTGCTCGTCCCACAGTCCTTTTTCGGTCTGTGTGGTTTTCAGGTACTCGATGCCCCGTGCCACGGCAGGATTATCGACCTCTCCTGCAGCCATTAGAGCAAGCAAGGCCCATGCCGTTTGCGACGCGGTCGAGGGTGCACTTTCGTAGCCGCGATAATCCAGCCGGTAGCTGACCGCGTCCTCGCCCCAGCCGCCATCGCGATTCTGCACCGACTCCAGCCACGCGACCGCCTTGCGGATCATCGGATCGGAGTGCGCGATGCCGGCGGCGTTGAGGGCGCACAGCACTGACCAGGTGCCGTAAATGTAATTCATTCCCCAGCGGCCGTACCATGAACCTTCGGCGAGCTGGGTGTCGCGCAGATAGCCGACCGCGCGGGCCAGCGCCGGGCTGCTGTGGACCGTCTCGCCGAGCTGCGCCAGCATCGAGACGCAGCGTGCGGTGACATCCTCGGTCGGCGGATCGAGCATCGCGCCGTGGT belongs to Rhodopseudomonas palustris and includes:
- a CDS encoding phosphorylase gives rise to the protein MILGAVDDQAAAHRQDPRPVLIVTGLIQEARIAAGPGLTVICSSSDPKQLRAIMADFDASSIRGVISFGVAGGLDPSLKAGDIVIATEVMAGERRWTSEVALTDELLRSAGVRRQRVVRGGLVGAEQVIAARTAKAALRSETGAAAVDMESHIAADYAAAANLPFAALRVISDPASRSLPQIVSTAIKPNGDVDLRKVLRGIARHPTSIRSLVSTGIDFNRALRSLRGCRSFVLDAVLGRGGLVAEI